One window of [Limnothrix rosea] IAM M-220 genomic DNA carries:
- a CDS encoding DUF928 domain-containing protein: protein MKNHDVSWKFILVTLGLSYAQEAVMATELTPMDFAQFSPLGVERPEGNSTMGGSMGTFPPQDNIGSPSRDGTVGGGGLYLPVPESGMPPTPHETRRGYCIEKDSIRLFRGILPVAGGEAIADSVSSEISLWFYIPENNAIRAEFSILKEGQNFEVLGAANKQEFLAHYEEFNDISNRQGFVQITLPKHALEPGKKYLWDLTLTCDERDRATDVYLYGALRRHTISQITLDTQATTIQALRNALLQNDSVLTLPNRQALGGSLSDGGQPETLAWVEAELKSHYSDLWQRYNRLGNQMESLITTSPNMSRSALIRFSEERSYIAMELAQLSAFFGLWGDTVNLLATYRSDYPVVWQQLLDTFFPEDKFWLEGSERGDVIEPISNQGEAVDKPKPRVLRMSERP, encoded by the coding sequence CGGTGATGGCCACGGAGCTAACGCCAATGGATTTCGCGCAATTTTCACCACTGGGTGTTGAGCGGCCTGAGGGAAACAGCACAATGGGGGGTAGCATGGGTACATTTCCACCGCAGGACAATATTGGCAGTCCGAGTCGGGATGGCACGGTGGGAGGGGGCGGTCTTTATTTGCCAGTACCAGAGTCTGGCATGCCACCAACGCCCCATGAAACGAGGCGAGGGTATTGCATAGAGAAAGACTCTATTCGACTATTTCGAGGGATTTTACCGGTGGCTGGAGGCGAGGCGATCGCCGATTCCGTTTCCTCAGAAATTAGTTTATGGTTCTATATTCCAGAAAATAATGCCATCAGAGCTGAATTTAGCATCCTCAAAGAAGGGCAAAACTTCGAAGTCCTAGGTGCAGCGAATAAACAAGAATTTTTAGCGCATTATGAAGAATTCAATGACATTAGTAATCGCCAAGGTTTTGTCCAAATTACGTTACCGAAACATGCCCTAGAACCGGGTAAAAAATATCTCTGGGATTTGACCTTGACCTGTGATGAGCGTGATCGCGCGACCGATGTCTATTTGTATGGTGCATTACGCCGCCACACAATTTCCCAGATCACTTTAGATACCCAAGCAACCACCATCCAAGCTTTGCGTAATGCGTTATTACAAAATGATTCTGTTTTGACTTTGCCCAATCGTCAGGCTCTGGGGGGTTCCCTTTCCGATGGCGGTCAGCCGGAAACTCTAGCGTGGGTCGAAGCAGAGCTCAAATCTCATTACAGCGATTTATGGCAACGCTATAACCGGTTGGGGAATCAAATGGAAAGCCTCATTACAACGTCGCCTAATATGAGTCGTAGCGCACTGATACGCTTTAGTGAAGAACGTAGTTACATTGCCATGGAACTAGCCCAGCTTTCTGCTTTCTTTGGGTTATGGGGTGATACGGTCAATCTTTTAGCGACCTACCGCTCTGATTATCCGGTAGTATGGCAGCAATTATTAGACACGTTTTTCCCCGAAGATAAATTCTGGTTGGAAGGCTCCGAGAGGGGTGATGTGATAGAACCGATCAGCAATCAAGGGGAAGCTGTCGATAAACCCAAGCCCAGAGTTTTGAGAATGTCTGAGCGACCCTAG